In Synechocystis sp. PCC 6714, the following are encoded in one genomic region:
- the queD gene encoding 6-carboxytetrahydropterin synthase QueD encodes MWIIYKEFSFEAAHQLPHHEGKCRRLHGHSFRGRVYVASDHLKTSGSETGMVMDFSVLKAHLDPLIKNYLDHYYLNDSLGLESPTSEAIAAWIFAKLAEAGVPGLHSVEVLETCTSAARYFSPRLSSLL; translated from the coding sequence ATGTGGATTATTTATAAGGAGTTTTCCTTTGAGGCGGCCCACCAACTGCCCCACCACGAAGGAAAATGTCGACGATTACATGGCCATAGTTTTCGGGGGCGAGTTTACGTGGCCAGCGATCACCTGAAAACCAGTGGTTCAGAAACGGGCATGGTGATGGATTTTAGCGTACTCAAGGCCCACTTAGACCCCTTGATCAAAAATTACCTTGACCATTATTACCTTAACGATAGTTTGGGCTTAGAAAGTCCCACCAGTGAGGCGATCGCCGCTTGGATTTTTGCCAAATTGGCGGAGGCGGGGGTACCGGGTTTACATTCCGTGGAAGTGCTGGAAACCTGCACATCCGCCGCCCGTTACTTTTCTCCCCGTCTATCTAGCTTGTTGTAG
- a CDS encoding zinc-dependent peptidase: MLPTAIVLTILLGIIAYIWGYPHWLDWREKQLFHRPLPPHWQAILGDRLPFYSQFSPQQRQKLEAKIQLFLQQKQFIGCNDFVLTDEVRLVIAAQACYLALELGSNPYPRLDTILVYPDAFQVRQITSPDGYVVEEEDTIRAGESWDRAGQLILAWGTIAWDLERWQDGHNVIFHEFAHQLDMGDGAMNGVPKLSRNNDYQRWRSVFTEEYQQLLSQLENNLPTVIDPYGATNPCEFFAVVTETFFEKGQELQRNHGQLYQLLQKYYRLNPLGSRL; the protein is encoded by the coding sequence ATGTTGCCCACTGCCATTGTTCTCACCATCCTTTTGGGCATTATTGCCTACATTTGGGGCTACCCCCATTGGCTCGATTGGCGAGAAAAACAACTTTTCCATCGTCCCCTGCCCCCCCATTGGCAAGCAATTTTAGGCGATCGCCTACCTTTTTATTCCCAATTTTCCCCCCAGCAAAGGCAGAAACTAGAGGCGAAAATTCAGTTATTTCTGCAGCAAAAACAATTTATTGGTTGTAATGATTTTGTTTTAACCGATGAAGTGCGGTTGGTCATTGCCGCCCAAGCTTGCTATCTAGCGTTGGAATTAGGCAGTAATCCCTACCCCCGGCTAGATACAATCCTTGTTTACCCCGATGCTTTTCAAGTTCGGCAAATTACCTCCCCCGACGGTTACGTGGTAGAAGAAGAAGATACCATTCGAGCCGGGGAATCCTGGGATAGGGCAGGGCAATTAATCCTTGCCTGGGGTACCATCGCCTGGGATTTGGAACGGTGGCAGGACGGTCATAATGTTATTTTCCATGAGTTTGCCCACCAGTTGGATATGGGGGACGGAGCTATGAATGGAGTGCCCAAATTATCTCGCAACAATGACTATCAACGCTGGCGATCGGTCTTTACCGAGGAATACCAACAACTGCTCAGCCAGTTGGAAAATAATTTACCCACTGTCATCGACCCCTATGGAGCCACCAACCCCTGTGAATTTTTTGCGGTGGTGACGGAAACTTTTTTTGAAAAAGGGCAAGAGCTACAACGGAACCATGGGCAACTCTATCAACTTTTGCAGAAATATTATCGCCTTAATCCCCTAGGGAGCAGGCTGTAA
- a CDS encoding DNA topoisomerase (ATP-hydrolyzing) subunit A → MARKSFPSGQIIPTDLHEEMERSYLEYAMSVIVGRALPDVRDGLKPVHRRILYAMYELGLTPDRPFRKCARVVGDVLGKYHPHGDQSVYDALVRMVQDFSSRYPLLAGHGNFGSVDNDPPAAMRYTETRLAPIAMGAMLDGISEAIVDFTGNFDNSQEEPTVVPAQLPLLLLNGCSGIAVGMATSIPPHNLGEVVDGLIGLINKPDLSDQELFKLIPGPDFPTGGHILDSGGILQAYQTGRGLIPVRGVSHTEIIRGEKKRSHNRTAIVITELPFQVNKAAWIEKIASLVNDGKLDGISDLRDESDRTGMRVVIELKRDADPNAILQKLYRMTPLQSNFGVIFLALVDNQPRQMSLRQILEEFLQFREDTLLRQYENELGENRRRLELLTGLLIGLENLDTLIEILRFAPDGTTAKIQLQERLGISPQQGDAILGMPMRRITGLEREKLQQEHTDLAQRIEQLETLIGDRQERLKALKKELRGLKKKFADERRTKILQGMPAKIEPLPVDENQSLEPTIPLVESQLATEKENGSHIPGESEQEQLVLEKFPSPTLDSAPEVKQDNLNLAVKPTPKSVKQEAQPSPEIIAAHSKLVSVAEKSPLTLFTPQTPPAEAFLSINLQGEIAWHPEELTSANSFEPLDQQFSIQGRENLIVIGDHGKTFPVAIADIPPLAVTRIPLLQILPKSAQRDATAVAFQGFLPPPEQPQDLLLVSQQGRVKLLAGQELQELGQRGLSLIKLKNGDHLQFAQWVTPVNSDSAQNPGKNLVIATSNGRLLRFDPAQVGLTCSSPSAQGQEAMPLRPTESLVGVLMTSPGDRVLLLTQAGYGKRLDLTAVRLVNFGELGTTVMQFTSKEDRLLTMVAEHNAPGALDNGYDFYSNQQRLHSVRADQFRLWGKDGFGDRLVDLNGGEYLTAQVAHLG, encoded by the coding sequence ATGGCCAGAAAATCTTTCCCCAGCGGTCAAATTATCCCCACCGATCTCCACGAAGAAATGGAACGTTCCTATCTGGAATACGCCATGAGTGTGATTGTGGGGCGGGCGTTACCCGATGTGCGGGATGGCTTAAAACCAGTGCATCGCCGCATTCTCTACGCCATGTACGAGTTGGGTTTAACCCCCGATCGCCCCTTTAGGAAATGTGCCCGGGTGGTGGGGGACGTGTTGGGCAAATACCATCCCCACGGTGACCAGTCCGTGTACGATGCCCTGGTGCGGATGGTGCAGGATTTTTCCAGTCGTTATCCTCTGTTGGCCGGCCATGGCAACTTCGGTTCGGTGGACAATGATCCCCCCGCTGCCATGCGTTACACCGAAACCCGCTTAGCACCCATTGCCATGGGGGCCATGTTGGACGGCATCAGCGAGGCGATCGTTGATTTTACCGGCAACTTCGACAATTCCCAGGAAGAACCCACCGTGGTTCCCGCCCAGTTACCTTTGTTGCTCTTGAATGGTTGCTCCGGCATTGCAGTGGGCATGGCCACTAGTATTCCGCCCCACAACTTAGGGGAAGTGGTGGATGGTTTGATTGGTTTAATCAATAAGCCCGACCTGTCGGATCAAGAGCTATTTAAGTTAATTCCGGGGCCTGATTTTCCCACCGGCGGCCATATCCTCGACAGTGGAGGCATTTTGCAGGCTTACCAAACGGGGCGGGGACTAATTCCGGTGCGGGGGGTTAGCCATACCGAAATAATCCGGGGGGAGAAAAAACGCAGTCATAATCGCACGGCGATCGTCATTACAGAGTTACCGTTCCAAGTCAATAAAGCGGCTTGGATTGAGAAAATTGCCAGCTTGGTCAACGACGGCAAACTGGACGGTATTTCCGATCTGAGGGATGAAAGCGATCGCACCGGTATGCGGGTGGTAATTGAGCTCAAGCGGGATGCTGACCCCAATGCCATTTTGCAAAAGCTCTACCGTATGACCCCTTTGCAGAGTAATTTTGGCGTGATTTTCCTGGCGCTGGTGGATAATCAGCCCCGGCAAATGTCCCTGCGGCAAATTCTCGAAGAATTTTTACAATTCCGAGAAGATACCCTCCTGCGACAGTACGAAAACGAGTTGGGGGAAAACCGTCGTCGGCTAGAATTATTAACTGGTTTGCTAATTGGTTTAGAGAATTTAGATACGCTGATTGAAATTCTCCGTTTTGCCCCCGATGGCACCACCGCCAAAATTCAACTCCAGGAACGGTTGGGCATTTCCCCCCAACAAGGGGACGCCATTTTGGGTATGCCCATGCGCCGTATCACTGGCCTCGAAAGGGAAAAGTTACAACAGGAACACACCGATCTAGCCCAACGCATTGAACAGTTGGAAACCCTCATTGGCGATCGCCAGGAAAGATTAAAGGCGCTCAAGAAGGAGTTGCGGGGCTTAAAGAAAAAGTTTGCCGATGAGCGACGCACCAAAATTTTGCAGGGTATGCCAGCCAAAATTGAGCCTCTACCTGTGGATGAAAACCAATCACTTGAACCGACAATCCCCTTGGTGGAAAGCCAGTTAGCCACAGAAAAGGAAAATGGGTCCCATATCCCCGGGGAATCAGAGCAAGAACAGTTGGTGTTAGAAAAATTTCCCTCCCCAACGCTAGATTCCGCTCCAGAAGTAAAACAGGATAATCTAAACCTAGCTGTAAAACCAACCCCCAAAAGCGTCAAACAAGAAGCCCAACCAAGCCCGGAAATAATAGCCGCCCATAGCAAACTCGTTTCTGTCGCTGAGAAAAGTCCCCTCACCCTCTTCACGCCCCAAACACCCCCAGCGGAGGCCTTTCTGAGTATTAATTTGCAGGGGGAAATCGCCTGGCACCCGGAAGAGCTGACCTCCGCCAACAGTTTTGAACCCTTGGATCAGCAATTCTCCATTCAAGGGCGGGAAAATCTCATTGTCATTGGCGACCATGGCAAAACTTTTCCAGTCGCCATTGCGGATATTCCCCCTTTGGCTGTTACCCGCATTCCCTTGTTACAAATTCTGCCTAAATCAGCCCAGCGGGATGCCACCGCCGTAGCTTTCCAGGGATTTTTACCGCCCCCAGAACAGCCCCAGGATTTACTCTTAGTTAGTCAGCAGGGTCGGGTCAAACTGCTAGCTGGTCAGGAGTTGCAAGAGTTGGGCCAGCGGGGTTTAAGTTTAATCAAGTTAAAAAATGGCGATCATCTTCAGTTTGCCCAATGGGTTACGCCAGTTAATTCGGACTCTGCCCAAAATCCAGGTAAAAATTTGGTTATTGCAACTAGCAATGGACGTTTACTACGGTTTGATCCAGCCCAAGTTGGTTTAACCTGTTCTAGTCCCAGCGCCCAGGGCCAGGAAGCAATGCCGCTTCGTCCAACGGAAAGTTTAGTGGGAGTACTGATGACGTCGCCGGGGGATAGGGTTTTGCTCTTGACTCAGGCAGGCTATGGCAAACGTTTAGATTTAACTGCCGTGCGCCTGGTTAATTTCGGCGAATTAGGCACAACAGTGATGCAGTTTACCAGTAAAGAAGATCGTTTGTTGACCATGGTGGCGGAACATAATGCCCCCGGTGCCCTGGATAATGGCTACGATTTTTACAGTAATCAACAACGACTCCATTCTGTCCGGGCTGATCAGTTCCGACTCTGGGGTAAGGATGGCTTTGGCGATCGCCTAGTAGACCTTAACGGAGGGGAATATTTAACTGCCCAAGTAGCTCACCTTGGTTAG
- a CDS encoding PPC domain-containing protein: MFKAKISSGKRWSSMVGLAAVLTLFSANPGYGQSNQNSFYNPIIISPNATINDRLTVEDMPTGEGGFARDYRISLRAGDQVSIDLRSDEFDTMVMLIGDDGTTIVANDDSTEGGTNSLAFARITESGDYVVRVKTYAATGGGAFSLEVTKLQPAP, from the coding sequence ATGTTTAAAGCAAAAATTTCCTCCGGCAAACGATGGAGTTCAATGGTCGGCTTAGCGGCAGTCTTAACTTTGTTCTCTGCTAATCCAGGCTACGGACAAAGTAACCAAAACAGTTTTTACAATCCCATCATCATCAGTCCCAATGCAACAATTAACGATCGCCTAACGGTGGAGGATATGCCCACCGGGGAAGGGGGTTTTGCAAGGGATTATCGCATCAGTCTCCGGGCGGGAGATCAAGTATCCATTGACCTGCGCTCCGATGAGTTCGACACCATGGTGATGTTGATCGGTGATGACGGCACCACCATTGTGGCCAACGATGACAGTACGGAGGGAGGAACCAATTCCCTTGCCTTTGCCCGCATTACTGAATCGGGGGATTACGTTGTCCGAGTCAAAACCTACGCCGCCACTGGGGGAGGAGCATTTTCCCTAGAAGTGACGAAATTACAGCCTGCTCCCTAG
- the gmhA gene encoding D-sedoheptulose 7-phosphate isomerase — MSEWVEQRLQSFAKAFDQSYCRAIEAVVDLICQRFQAGNKLLVCGNGGSAADAQHLAAEFVGRFYFNRQALPAIALTANSSILTSVSNDYTYDIVFSRQVEALGQPGDILWGLSTSGKSANVLHALKCAKDKGLHTIGMAGNNGGLFQEFADYPLFIADKNTPCIQEVHLMTYHHICEQVESRLFAQKSVGVKV, encoded by the coding sequence ATGTCTGAGTGGGTTGAACAGCGTTTACAGTCCTTTGCGAAGGCTTTTGACCAGTCCTATTGCAGGGCCATCGAGGCCGTGGTTGATCTGATTTGCCAGAGATTCCAGGCGGGCAACAAATTGTTAGTCTGTGGCAACGGGGGGTCCGCCGCCGACGCCCAACACCTGGCTGCTGAATTTGTCGGACGTTTTTATTTCAACCGCCAAGCTCTGCCGGCGATCGCCCTAACGGCCAACAGTTCCATCCTCACTTCCGTCAGCAACGACTACACCTACGATATTGTGTTTTCCCGTCAGGTGGAAGCATTGGGGCAACCGGGGGACATTCTTTGGGGTTTGTCCACTTCTGGCAAATCTGCCAATGTGCTCCATGCGCTGAAATGTGCTAAGGATAAGGGTTTACACACCATCGGCATGGCCGGTAATAACGGTGGTTTGTTCCAAGAGTTTGCCGACTATCCCCTCTTTATCGCTGACAAAAACACCCCTTGCATCCAAGAAGTACACCTGATGACCTATCACCACATCTGTGAACAGGTGGAATCCCGTCTCTTTGCCCAAAAATCCGTTGGGGTTAAGGTTTAG
- a CDS encoding response regulator, with amino-acid sequence MTTVLIVEDDPMNFRVFSKILTKRGGFTVKGSEDVAEVLALARQKAVDVILMDVSLSRSHYQGKAYNGIQITQLLKQDPATASLPVILVTAHAMAGDRESLLAESGAEGYIAKPVVDHQAFVQQIQTIAGGDRAV; translated from the coding sequence ATGACAACGGTTCTCATCGTCGAAGACGACCCCATGAACTTCCGGGTTTTTTCCAAAATTCTTACCAAGCGGGGGGGCTTCACCGTCAAGGGCAGCGAGGATGTGGCGGAGGTATTGGCATTAGCTCGTCAAAAGGCGGTGGACGTGATTTTGATGGACGTATCCCTGTCCCGCAGTCATTACCAAGGCAAGGCCTATAACGGCATTCAAATTACCCAATTGCTCAAACAAGACCCTGCTACGGCCAGCCTACCGGTGATTTTGGTCACAGCCCATGCCATGGCCGGCGATCGGGAGTCTTTATTGGCGGAAAGTGGCGCAGAAGGTTACATTGCCAAACCGGTGGTGGATCACCAAGCTTTTGTTCAACAAATTCAAACCATCGCTGGAGGCGACCGGGCAGTTTAA
- a CDS encoding HAD-IIIA family hydrolase, with protein MTVLRKALFLDRDGVIIDYIPYLGRPEQVQLPPGAGQALIQWQKAGYLLIVITNQAGIGRGYFGHSDVAAVHAKIQEEYGKEGVQFTDFFLCPHHPEEGCDCRKPSPEMLLRAAAQYQISLEHSYFIGDAPSDVGAAIAADCQPVVVMTGRGKETCQQLEQFTAQLARPIPVFANLGQTVTLLTSSSTQ; from the coding sequence TTGACTGTCCTCCGCAAAGCTCTATTCCTCGACCGTGACGGCGTAATTATTGACTATATTCCCTACCTTGGTAGGCCGGAGCAAGTGCAGTTACCGCCCGGTGCGGGACAAGCGTTAATCCAGTGGCAAAAAGCAGGTTATTTGTTAATTGTGATCACTAACCAAGCGGGCATTGGCCGGGGTTATTTCGGCCATAGCGACGTGGCGGCGGTGCACGCCAAAATTCAGGAGGAATATGGGAAGGAAGGAGTGCAGTTCACTGATTTTTTCCTTTGCCCCCACCATCCAGAGGAGGGCTGTGATTGCCGTAAACCTTCCCCTGAAATGCTCTTGCGGGCGGCGGCGCAATACCAAATTTCCCTCGAGCACTCCTACTTCATCGGTGATGCCCCCAGTGACGTTGGGGCGGCCATTGCCGCTGATTGTCAGCCAGTGGTAGTAATGACAGGGAGGGGCAAGGAAACCTGTCAGCAGTTGGAGCAATTTACGGCGCAATTAGCTAGGCCGATTCCCGTCTTTGCCAATTTGGGGCAAACTGTTACTCTGCTGACTTCTTCCTCAACCCAATGA
- a CDS encoding FAD/NAD(P)-binding protein, translating into MVPQPRALPKSIDLAIAGAGPQALTLVTHLLQKRKRLRGRFIVFDPSGDWLQRWHSQFAAAEIAHLRSPAVHHPDPNPHALRTFAEQRPQELFPPYDLPSTSLFWEFCQDVIRCWQLQNLVYPALVREIEPLTHRGRQRFCLWLSTGESILARRVVLAIAGGKAQIPAWVDQIRGPYPSHALLHSEKIDLRTINPAGEKILIVGSGLTSGHLAIGAIKRGAQVILMARRKFYSKLFDAEPGWLGPKYLKGFAAEPNWEKRWQLIQNARNGGSLTPPVLAHLRRLEKEGQLIFYEHCQITGVQWQDNHWQVSCNYAGIHDCVAHLDINRLWLCTGSTINVDQWSLLAGIRSTQPIPTVNGLPVLNHDLSWAGSNLHILGGAAALQLGPVARNLAGGRMAGDRLVSALMKT; encoded by the coding sequence ATGGTACCCCAGCCCAGAGCCTTGCCCAAGTCCATTGATCTGGCGATCGCCGGAGCCGGTCCCCAGGCGTTGACCCTAGTGACCCATTTGTTGCAAAAAAGAAAGCGCTTACGGGGAAGATTTATAGTGTTCGATCCCAGTGGCGATTGGCTGCAACGTTGGCATTCTCAATTTGCGGCGGCGGAAATTGCCCATCTGCGATCTCCAGCGGTGCACCATCCCGACCCCAACCCCCATGCCCTGCGGACTTTTGCTGAACAGCGGCCCCAGGAATTATTTCCCCCCTATGATTTACCGAGTACGTCTCTGTTTTGGGAATTTTGCCAAGATGTCATCCGATGTTGGCAGTTGCAAAATTTGGTTTACCCTGCCCTGGTGAGGGAAATAGAACCCTTGACCCATCGAGGTCGTCAACGATTTTGTCTTTGGTTAAGCACCGGAGAATCCATCCTGGCCCGTCGGGTGGTGTTGGCGATCGCCGGGGGAAAAGCCCAAATTCCTGCTTGGGTTGATCAAATTCGTGGCCCCTATCCATCCCATGCCCTATTGCATTCAGAAAAAATAGATTTGAGGACCATAAACCCCGCTGGGGAAAAAATTCTCATTGTTGGCAGTGGACTAACCAGTGGCCATTTGGCGATCGGAGCCATCAAGCGGGGGGCCCAGGTGATTTTGATGGCCCGACGGAAATTCTACAGCAAACTTTTTGATGCGGAACCTGGTTGGCTGGGCCCGAAATACCTAAAGGGTTTTGCCGCAGAACCCAACTGGGAAAAACGTTGGCAATTAATTCAAAATGCCCGCAATGGTGGTTCCCTCACCCCCCCTGTCCTGGCCCATCTGCGCCGTTTGGAAAAAGAGGGACAACTAATTTTTTACGAGCATTGCCAAATTACCGGGGTCCAATGGCAGGACAATCACTGGCAGGTGAGTTGCAACTATGCCGGTATCCATGACTGCGTTGCTCATTTGGACATTAATCGCCTTTGGCTTTGTACTGGCAGTACCATCAATGTTGACCAATGGTCGCTCCTGGCGGGGATTCGATCAACCCAGCCCATACCGACGGTGAATGGCTTGCCCGTGTTAAACCATGACCTGAGTTGGGCCGGTTCCAATCTGCATATTCTGGGAGGGGCCGCCGCCCTTCAATTGGGCCCTGTGGCCCGGAACTTGGCGGGGGGAAGAATGGCTGGCGATCGCCTGGTATCGGCGTTAATGAAAACTTAG
- a CDS encoding GspE/PulE family protein, producing the protein MVFSSDSSEFSLSPFEQALIEAGYLSLSQIHQALMEARRTGTALPTLVEAMLGESLPEELHRQYQAQQRFALSVIHGVKFFDHNQLMAVANTEAIASLLNRYFPLPICRQYGFLPLHYREDPGALLVVMVDPSDREASQFLQRQLAPHRLTLRRRGVTQEDFDHLIDQLYQDPGVQAALNTHGPMEISDDPYDGKATVVEVTEIIEDLPQQIAALHNVSPASSTSSVSTSPTTADVSVTTPEIKAEGPEVKLANKILILGLREGASEIHIDPQDTKVLVRIRQGGNLRMLLEPLPKELGPKLVARLKTMTHLDTSQTKVLQKARIRKSYNGQSVFFYVNILPSFYGEKVLVRVVPSLEKLPNFTELCGDRQGQESLQTLAQQTKGLVVVIGAAYGGKTSTMEAFLGEQLGQNRSVALVSDPLVHMYKGINQLEVNLEKEFTGERAVQSLEEQSLNVVAVDPLEDEETAQALTQALNQGRLVFVSVIAKDIPSAMMQLQQWFEPAVLGQHLKGIVSQRLVRQVCPACRLRVDVTPEEQQRFGLPQGPIYRANSLSVELMAQPMIKSRLCRQCHGLGYAGMTGVFEVVPITPELQQLVSAPCSHGEIISGLNQAGIASPARTAIALVSQGVTTLEEVNRLFPQLPRQLSPQNAPTGAVAPALVQSQGAEDSAPNDQWWQRLQQLENSVQELNQALADLKKMAGDRPSRTRPAPAPHLNLDLMAELRALEDLSAHKKPKPKEDQDATLLGDFNDIEELLIDELNPLPPALDAKEATFISEEPLDNPGQDKFNPFKSVIDPW; encoded by the coding sequence ATGGTTTTTTCCTCCGACTCCTCCGAATTTAGCCTTTCTCCCTTTGAACAAGCTTTAATCGAAGCGGGCTACCTTTCCCTGTCCCAAATTCACCAAGCCTTAATGGAGGCTCGCCGCACTGGCACTGCTCTGCCAACTTTGGTGGAAGCTATGTTGGGGGAATCGTTACCCGAGGAACTGCACCGCCAGTACCAGGCCCAACAGCGGTTTGCCCTTTCCGTAATCCATGGGGTGAAATTCTTTGACCATAATCAGTTAATGGCCGTGGCCAACACCGAGGCGATCGCCAGTCTACTGAACCGATATTTTCCCCTACCCATCTGTCGTCAATATGGCTTTTTGCCCCTCCATTATCGCGAAGATCCGGGGGCTTTGTTGGTGGTCATGGTAGACCCCAGTGATCGGGAAGCAAGCCAATTTTTGCAGCGGCAACTGGCGCCCCATCGGCTTACCCTGCGGCGGCGGGGGGTAACCCAGGAGGATTTCGACCATTTAATTGACCAGCTTTACCAAGACCCCGGAGTTCAGGCCGCCCTCAACACCCATGGGCCAATGGAAATTAGCGACGACCCCTACGATGGCAAAGCGACGGTGGTGGAAGTCACGGAAATCATTGAGGATTTACCTCAACAAATTGCCGCTCTGCACAATGTCAGCCCTGCATCATCGACTTCTTCTGTCTCCACCAGTCCAACGACAGCCGATGTTTCCGTCACGACCCCGGAGATAAAAGCAGAAGGACCGGAAGTTAAATTGGCAAATAAAATCTTGATCCTTGGCTTACGGGAGGGGGCCAGCGAAATTCACATTGATCCCCAGGATACCAAGGTATTAGTGAGGATCCGCCAAGGGGGCAATTTACGGATGTTGTTGGAACCGTTGCCCAAGGAGTTGGGACCAAAGTTGGTTGCCCGACTAAAAACCATGACCCATTTGGACACCAGTCAGACCAAAGTGCTCCAAAAAGCCCGCATTCGCAAGAGCTATAACGGCCAATCGGTCTTTTTCTACGTCAACATTCTCCCCAGTTTTTACGGTGAAAAAGTGCTGGTGCGGGTGGTGCCTTCCCTAGAAAAGTTGCCGAATTTCACCGAACTATGCGGCGATCGCCAGGGACAGGAAAGCCTGCAAACATTGGCCCAGCAAACTAAGGGATTAGTGGTGGTCATTGGGGCGGCCTATGGGGGAAAAACCAGCACCATGGAAGCTTTTTTGGGGGAACAGTTGGGGCAAAATCGCTCCGTTGCCCTAGTGTCCGATCCCCTCGTCCATATGTACAAAGGCATTAATCAACTAGAAGTTAATCTAGAAAAAGAGTTTACCGGAGAAAGGGCAGTGCAATCCCTGGAGGAACAGAGTCTCAACGTGGTGGCGGTGGACCCCCTGGAGGACGAAGAAACAGCCCAGGCTCTCACCCAGGCCCTCAATCAAGGTCGTTTGGTATTTGTTTCCGTCATTGCCAAAGACATTCCCTCAGCGATGATGCAATTGCAGCAATGGTTTGAGCCAGCGGTGCTGGGGCAACATCTCAAGGGCATTGTTTCCCAACGGTTAGTGCGCCAGGTTTGTCCCGCCTGTCGTTTGAGGGTGGATGTCACACCGGAAGAGCAGCAGCGTTTTGGTCTACCCCAGGGTCCCATTTACCGGGCTAATAGTTTGAGCGTGGAATTAATGGCCCAACCCATGATCAAAAGTCGTCTCTGTCGCCAATGCCACGGCCTGGGTTATGCAGGTATGACAGGGGTTTTTGAGGTGGTGCCCATCACCCCGGAGTTACAACAGTTGGTCAGTGCCCCCTGTTCCCATGGGGAAATTATTAGCGGTCTCAACCAAGCTGGCATTGCTAGCCCAGCCCGCACGGCGATCGCCTTAGTGAGCCAAGGTGTCACCACCCTCGAAGAGGTGAACCGACTTTTTCCCCAATTGCCCCGGCAACTATCCCCCCAGAATGCTCCCACGGGAGCGGTTGCCCCAGCCCTAGTTCAAAGTCAGGGAGCAGAAGATTCAGCCCCCAATGACCAGTGGTGGCAACGTCTACAACAACTGGAAAACTCCGTACAGGAACTCAATCAAGCCCTGGCGGATCTTAAAAAAATGGCCGGCGATCGTCCTTCGAGAACCCGTCCAGCGCCGGCGCCCCATTTAAACCTAGATCTAATGGCGGAACTAAGGGCCCTAGAAGATTTATCAGCCCATAAAAAGCCCAAACCAAAAGAAGACCAGGATGCAACCCTATTGGGGGATTTCAATGACATTGAAGAACTATTGATTGATGAACTGAACCCTCTGCCCCCGGCCCTAGATGCCAAAGAAGCAACTTTCATCAGCGAAGAGCCATTAGATAACCCTGGGCAGGACAAATTCAATCCGTTTAAGTCGGTGATCGATCCTTGGTAA